From a region of the Candidatus Rhabdochlamydia porcellionis genome:
- the hrcA gene encoding heat-inducible transcriptional repressor HrcA, translating into MKPLIPKKPAKSQRERLILFGLIELYLKTGKPIGSHTLREQGFETLSPATIRNYFMKLEEEGYLKQQHSSGGRIPTSLGFKIYAEAHINKPRLSEQDKKNATRLFQKQTRELVVYLNQVTESLSELTSCAVFLSAPRFDQDFILDIKLVSIDQNRLLCVLISDFGLIHNEVLYVDKKISHSLSRKLESYFHWRLNKLDKPLLNQEEESLAAKLYKEAILRHIVSYTNFSVEDLFQAGFSKLLAYPDFNDASVLASGLSLFENKQQLRALLNKSCQIGKLHSWIGDDLHAFAPEATSCSILAVPYHIHHTICGAFGILGPNRMPYRELFGLLEIAANIISNSLTSSMYKYKISFRQPKHSHLESKENPLILEKSSYLLLENKSLYQKGEIDDSRTE; encoded by the coding sequence ATGAAGCCACTGATTCCTAAAAAGCCAGCTAAAAGTCAAAGAGAACGCTTAATCCTATTTGGGTTGATTGAGTTATACCTTAAAACAGGTAAGCCAATTGGATCTCATACGCTTCGAGAACAAGGGTTTGAAACTTTAAGTCCAGCAACTATTCGCAATTATTTCATGAAATTAGAAGAAGAAGGCTACCTTAAACAGCAACACTCTTCTGGAGGGCGCATTCCCACCTCACTAGGATTTAAAATCTATGCAGAAGCACATATAAATAAGCCTCGTTTATCCGAACAAGATAAAAAAAATGCAACCCGTCTATTTCAAAAACAAACAAGAGAGCTCGTTGTCTATTTAAATCAAGTTACGGAATCTCTAAGCGAATTAACCAGCTGTGCTGTGTTCCTTTCTGCTCCCCGTTTCGATCAAGATTTTATTTTAGACATTAAACTAGTAAGCATTGACCAAAACCGCTTGCTTTGTGTGCTGATCAGTGACTTTGGTCTCATTCACAATGAAGTTTTATATGTTGATAAGAAAATTTCCCATTCATTATCGCGAAAGTTAGAAAGCTATTTTCATTGGCGTCTTAATAAACTAGATAAACCTCTATTAAACCAAGAAGAAGAGTCCCTTGCTGCTAAATTATACAAGGAAGCCATCTTAAGACATATTGTCTCTTATACTAATTTCAGCGTGGAAGACTTATTTCAAGCAGGTTTTTCCAAATTACTAGCTTATCCTGATTTTAATGATGCTTCTGTATTAGCAAGTGGGTTGTCTTTATTTGAAAACAAGCAACAATTGCGCGCTCTACTTAACAAGAGTTGTCAAATTGGCAAATTACACTCCTGGATTGGAGATGATCTGCATGCCTTTGCTCCAGAAGCCACCTCTTGTTCTATATTGGCAGTTCCCTATCACATCCATCATACAATTTGCGGAGCATTTGGTATATTAGGGCCCAATCGCATGCCTTATCGAGAACTTTTTGGACTTTTAGAAATAGCTGCAAATATTATTTCAAACTCACTGACAAGTAGTATGTACAAATATAAAATTTCCTTTAGACAACCTAAACACTCCCATCTCGAGTCTAAAGAAAACCCTCTTATCTTAGAGAAGAGTTCCTACTTACTATTGGAAAATAAATCGCTTTATCAGAAAGGAGAAATAGATGACTCAAGAACAGAATGA
- a CDS encoding NAD-glutamate dehydrogenase domain-containing protein — protein sequence MDSQSKFPKETLEYGIEKERKKFEECYQWVEQHMPASFFEEMDEESLMLIVHNLMSFNLNDFFSHIHLKNLGFTLCLDSPDADLKVLKHYKMFGIKNYRSFVSNTPPPFPEVKKLLRISMIVFKEAQEKESEDVISLEKEKEILKKIQERNPQVTEPDLHKLITELNSYFLRSLPQERLTLALDMFFRAKSRDNCQYEVRYNENWEEKKDTPSLQIVFAWRNVPKYSFLYRMARMIHRHGLMMKRVNATYVDAYSKQNILIMSLGLHGIRGKAAWEETHIDDFLRELVTLKYFEGLEIIEELFVDEGLLTGNQGNLVKAIIYFIHQTLVHADMNIYSFGHIEEGVCRHPELIVKVIQAFEAKFNPENINLETYQSIRREFMDLVDRLDTGHEINDTRRKNILKQAMNLVDYTLKTNVYRDNKTAFCFRLDPEYLNNVCYERKDKFPELPYAVFFMKGLYFIGFHIRFRDLSRGGLRTVFPEKMEQMLVERNYIFAECYNLAYTQNKKNKDIPEGGAKGVIFLEPYERLYSEEEIYQRELEDEELPPEEIKQHLMTYHREQKLEYLYQTQRSYIESFLTILNCDPDGRIRAKRIIDYWKKPEYIYLGPDENMHNDMIDWIASYSQYYHYKPGGAFISSKPGAGINHKEFGVTSLGVNVYMEEMLKFLGINPNKDCFTVKMSGGPDGDVAGNQIYNLYRFYPNTAKLLATIDISGTIFDPIGLNLEVMARLFKEGKPLRFYPPSELNDEGFLLDLHTKREETAYTQKTLCWRKKNGQLIEDWLSGNEMNHLLRHNVHQVKADIFIPGGGRPRTLNENNIKDFLDKTGKPTAQAIIEGANLYLTPWARRSLEKLGVLIIKDSSSNKGGVTCSSFEVLTSLVLSQAEFVKEKQQIANEILSLVSIKAREEAALLLATHRDTQGFLTDISEWISERINQYKDQLMQYFQFMTLSNDPTDPFVRCLLNYCPPLLRNQYQNRVLIEVPDMHKKAIIACQIASRIVYTRGLDWSPSLVDILPLIITDPKIINSLD from the coding sequence ATGGACTCGCAATCCAAATTTCCTAAAGAAACACTAGAATACGGTATTGAAAAAGAACGTAAAAAATTTGAAGAGTGCTATCAATGGGTTGAGCAGCATATGCCTGCTAGTTTCTTTGAAGAGATGGACGAAGAGAGTTTGATGCTAATCGTTCATAACCTAATGAGTTTTAATCTAAATGATTTTTTTTCTCATATCCATTTAAAAAACCTCGGATTTACTCTTTGTTTAGACAGTCCAGATGCTGACTTGAAAGTTTTAAAACATTACAAAATGTTTGGCATTAAAAACTATCGATCATTTGTCTCTAATACTCCTCCTCCTTTTCCTGAGGTAAAAAAGCTACTGCGTATTTCTATGATTGTCTTTAAAGAAGCACAAGAAAAGGAATCAGAGGATGTTATTTCTCTGGAAAAAGAAAAAGAAATTTTAAAAAAAATCCAAGAACGCAATCCACAGGTAACAGAGCCTGATTTACACAAATTAATTACAGAACTAAATTCCTACTTTTTACGCTCTTTACCACAAGAGCGATTGACCTTAGCTTTAGATATGTTTTTCCGCGCTAAATCTCGAGATAATTGTCAATATGAAGTGCGCTATAATGAAAATTGGGAAGAGAAAAAAGATACTCCATCTTTGCAAATCGTATTTGCTTGGCGTAATGTTCCTAAATACAGCTTTTTATACCGCATGGCACGTATGATTCATCGACATGGTTTGATGATGAAAAGGGTAAATGCTACTTATGTTGATGCATATAGTAAGCAAAATATTCTCATAATGTCGCTAGGCCTACACGGGATTCGAGGAAAAGCTGCCTGGGAAGAAACCCATATCGATGACTTCTTAAGAGAGCTCGTAACGCTAAAATACTTTGAAGGGCTAGAAATCATTGAAGAGCTTTTTGTCGATGAAGGACTCTTAACTGGCAATCAAGGAAATCTTGTAAAGGCCATCATCTATTTTATTCACCAGACATTAGTCCACGCTGATATGAATATTTATTCTTTTGGCCATATTGAAGAAGGTGTTTGCCGGCATCCAGAATTAATTGTGAAAGTGATCCAAGCGTTTGAAGCCAAATTTAACCCAGAAAACATCAATTTGGAAACTTATCAAAGTATACGTAGAGAATTTATGGATCTAGTAGATCGTCTAGATACAGGACATGAAATCAACGATACCAGGCGTAAAAATATCCTTAAACAAGCGATGAACTTAGTTGATTACACACTAAAGACAAATGTCTATCGCGATAATAAAACCGCATTTTGCTTTCGTTTAGATCCTGAATATCTCAACAATGTCTGCTATGAAAGAAAAGATAAATTTCCCGAACTACCCTATGCGGTTTTTTTCATGAAGGGATTATACTTTATCGGTTTTCATATTCGCTTCCGCGATTTATCTAGAGGAGGTTTGCGCACTGTATTTCCCGAAAAAATGGAACAAATGCTTGTAGAGAGAAACTACATCTTTGCTGAATGTTATAATTTGGCATATACCCAAAATAAAAAAAATAAAGATATTCCAGAGGGAGGCGCTAAGGGAGTTATTTTCTTAGAGCCTTATGAAAGATTGTACTCTGAAGAAGAAATCTACCAAAGAGAGTTAGAAGATGAAGAACTTCCTCCAGAGGAAATCAAGCAACATCTTATGACCTATCATCGAGAACAAAAGCTGGAATACCTCTATCAAACACAACGCTCTTATATTGAAAGTTTTCTAACTATTTTAAATTGTGACCCTGACGGAAGGATTCGAGCGAAACGGATTATCGATTATTGGAAAAAACCTGAATATATCTATTTAGGCCCTGATGAAAACATGCACAATGACATGATCGATTGGATTGCCTCGTACAGCCAATATTACCATTATAAGCCAGGAGGAGCCTTTATTTCTAGTAAACCTGGTGCAGGTATCAACCATAAAGAATTTGGAGTCACTTCTTTGGGTGTTAATGTATACATGGAAGAGATGTTAAAATTTCTGGGCATTAATCCTAATAAAGATTGCTTTACTGTAAAAATGTCAGGAGGACCAGATGGCGATGTAGCAGGAAATCAAATCTATAACTTATATCGATTTTACCCTAATACAGCCAAGCTGCTTGCAACGATAGATATCTCGGGTACCATTTTTGATCCAATCGGTTTAAATTTGGAGGTAATGGCTCGTTTATTTAAAGAAGGAAAACCTCTGCGTTTTTATCCCCCATCTGAGCTCAATGATGAAGGGTTTTTATTAGACCTACACACAAAAAGAGAAGAAACGGCTTATACACAAAAAACTCTTTGTTGGAGAAAGAAAAACGGCCAGTTAATAGAAGATTGGTTATCGGGAAATGAAATGAATCATTTACTTAGACATAATGTACATCAAGTGAAAGCAGATATTTTCATTCCAGGAGGAGGAAGACCTCGTACCTTAAACGAAAATAATATAAAAGATTTTCTAGATAAGACAGGAAAACCCACTGCACAAGCCATTATTGAAGGAGCCAATCTCTATCTCACCCCTTGGGCCAGACGTTCTTTAGAAAAATTAGGAGTACTTATTATCAAAGACAGTTCTTCTAATAAAGGAGGTGTTACCTGCTCTTCTTTTGAAGTACTTACTTCTTTGGTTTTATCTCAAGCGGAATTTGTTAAAGAAAAACAACAGATTGCAAATGAAATTTTAAGTTTAGTAAGCATAAAAGCTCGAGAAGAAGCTGCTCTTTTATTAGCTACTCATCGAGACACTCAAGGGTTTTTAACCGATATTTCAGAATGGATTTCAGAAAGAATCAACCAGTATAAAGACCAATTAATGCAATATTTTCAGTTTATGACCTTATCTAATGATCCAACTGATCCTTTTGTCCGGTGTTTACTTAACTATTGTCCTCCTCTTTTGCGGAATCAATACCAAAATAGAGTTTTAATAGAAGTTCCGGACATGCATAAAAAAGCAATTATTGCCTGTCAAATTGCCTCTCGAATCGTATATACTCGGGGCTTAGATTGGTCTCCTAGTCTAGTCGATATTCTTCCTCTGATTATTACCGACCCAAAAATCATTAATTCCTTAGATTAA
- a CDS encoding heavy metal translocating P-type ATPase — protein sequence MSNSPYLFDEFFASGKEESISPFLTPSSRKWGKHLSLKTAFISGILLLCAFIFSFLNPAFSNLCLLFVYFFSGTPALIDALENIKNLEINIDVLMTLAALLSVLIGSAMEGALLLVLFELSGAMETLVTEKTKSALVSLHQIAPRFAYVVAEDGTIYERSVKDIPLKTILLIKAGEVIPLDSVVIKGSSFVNLSHLTGESRPVSKKPGDEVQAGAYNLDGTITVKVTRTSSDSTLNRIITLITQAQEAKPRLQRFLDRFGKWYAVSIISLFLIFAIILPWIFPIPYLGAEGGIYRALSFLIAASPCALIIATPTAYLSAISSCARKGILLKGGIILDALTSCRTVAFDKTGTLTTGNLHCTKLEIIYPKQTPCHTLEEGLQAAYGLEISAVHPIADAIISYAKEKQIKPSEILDFTSIPGSGLQGFVLLQNRKIPVYIGNSTFILPYLPKTFSSGIFLKGILNSYLLLGNTLFLFHFTDTLRTQSKLLIDRLKNQKLHSIMLTGDKLEIAKDVAEQVGISTIYADLKPEDKLAKVAELSTNKGLIMVGDGVNDAPALARATVGISMGTIGSATAIEASDIVFLNDDLSLLDWMIQKAHRTIAIVKQNIILALAVILLATLPALLGLIPLWLAVIFHEGGTILVGLNSLRLLRQ from the coding sequence ATGTCAAATAGTCCTTATCTCTTCGATGAATTTTTTGCCTCGGGTAAGGAAGAGAGCATCAGCCCTTTTCTAACTCCTTCTTCGCGTAAATGGGGCAAACACCTCTCTTTAAAAACAGCTTTTATATCTGGAATATTATTACTATGCGCTTTTATTTTTTCCTTTCTTAACCCTGCTTTTTCTAATCTTTGTTTGCTATTTGTCTATTTTTTTTCAGGAACTCCTGCGTTAATTGATGCCTTAGAAAATATAAAAAATCTCGAAATTAATATCGATGTGCTAATGACTTTAGCCGCTCTCTTATCGGTATTAATCGGAAGTGCTATGGAGGGAGCTTTATTGCTTGTCTTATTTGAGCTATCCGGTGCGATGGAAACTTTAGTTACAGAAAAAACAAAAAGTGCTCTGGTTAGCTTGCATCAAATAGCTCCTAGATTTGCTTATGTAGTAGCAGAAGATGGGACTATTTACGAGAGATCTGTAAAAGATATCCCTCTTAAAACTATCTTGCTGATTAAAGCAGGAGAAGTTATTCCACTTGACTCTGTTGTTATTAAAGGTAGTTCTTTTGTAAATTTAAGCCATTTAACAGGAGAAAGTCGTCCTGTTAGTAAAAAACCAGGTGATGAAGTACAAGCAGGTGCTTATAATCTTGATGGCACTATTACAGTAAAGGTTACTCGTACAAGCAGTGACTCCACATTAAATCGAATTATTACGCTCATTACTCAAGCTCAAGAAGCAAAGCCTCGCCTACAGCGCTTTTTAGATCGTTTTGGCAAATGGTATGCGGTGAGCATTATCTCCCTTTTTTTAATTTTTGCAATCATATTACCTTGGATTTTTCCCATCCCCTATTTAGGCGCTGAAGGAGGAATCTATCGTGCATTATCTTTCTTAATTGCAGCCTCTCCTTGTGCATTAATCATAGCAACTCCAACAGCTTATTTAAGCGCAATTAGTAGCTGTGCTCGTAAAGGAATCTTGCTTAAAGGAGGGATTATTTTAGACGCACTTACCTCATGTCGTACTGTAGCTTTTGATAAAACAGGAACACTAACAACGGGAAATCTTCATTGCACAAAATTAGAAATAATCTATCCAAAACAGACTCCATGCCATACTCTAGAAGAGGGACTACAAGCAGCTTATGGACTGGAAATATCTGCTGTACACCCTATTGCAGATGCCATTATTTCCTATGCAAAAGAAAAGCAAATTAAACCTTCAGAAATTTTAGATTTTACATCTATTCCAGGTTCTGGTTTACAAGGCTTTGTTCTTTTACAAAACCGCAAAATCCCTGTCTATATAGGTAATTCAACATTTATTCTACCCTATTTACCTAAAACCTTTTCTTCTGGGATCTTTCTAAAAGGAATATTGAATAGTTATCTTTTATTGGGAAATACTCTATTTCTCTTCCATTTTACCGATACTTTACGAACCCAATCAAAACTCTTAATTGATCGACTAAAAAATCAAAAACTTCATTCCATTATGCTTACAGGTGATAAGTTAGAAATTGCAAAAGATGTAGCTGAGCAAGTAGGTATTTCTACAATCTATGCAGATTTAAAACCTGAGGATAAATTAGCTAAAGTAGCAGAGCTTTCCACTAACAAAGGTCTTATTATGGTTGGTGATGGAGTAAATGATGCCCCTGCCCTAGCAAGAGCCACTGTGGGTATCTCTATGGGAACAATAGGAAGTGCTACAGCCATTGAAGCATCCGATATTGTCTTTCTCAATGATGATCTTTCTTTACTCGATTGGATGATTCAAAAAGCCCACAGAACAATTGCTATTGTCAAACAAAATATTATCCTAGCTCTTGCTGTTATCTTACTAGCAACTCTTCCTGCCCTTTTAGGTTTGATTCCTCTTTGGCTTGCGGTTATCTTTCATGAAGGAGGTACTATTCTCGTAGGCTTAAATAGCTTAAGGCTCCTTAGACAATAA
- a CDS encoding VIT1/CCC1 transporter family protein, with product MSKHFKGKSVPEHLKEARKKGTLLKAEIHGSETPSHVVAATESMKLLAVMLLIGWLIQLSLQTLSLFSFGLILFITARSALNGWSRMQRLHRVIEEERFEIEHHRHQEREELSEIYEAKGFSGKLLKEVIDCLMADDNRLLQIMLEEELGLSLEQYEHPLKQSAFALLGALMSAVLCLIGYVLSYSFGLPLAAFLITVFSTVLSAYLESSSAWQRTVWNCAVLVLVSGAVIFAQQLIKGI from the coding sequence ATGTCCAAACATTTTAAGGGGAAGTCCGTCCCAGAGCATCTAAAAGAAGCGCGCAAAAAAGGCACCCTTCTTAAAGCTGAAATACATGGATCAGAAACTCCTTCTCATGTAGTTGCCGCAACAGAAAGCATGAAATTGCTTGCTGTAATGCTTTTGATTGGATGGCTTATTCAACTATCTTTGCAAACTCTCAGTCTATTCTCTTTTGGTCTGATTTTATTTATAACAGCACGTAGTGCTTTAAATGGCTGGTCGCGAATGCAAAGATTACATCGTGTAATTGAAGAAGAACGTTTTGAAATTGAACATCACAGACATCAAGAGAGAGAAGAACTCTCCGAGATCTATGAAGCAAAAGGATTTTCCGGTAAATTACTCAAAGAGGTAATCGACTGCTTAATGGCTGATGACAATCGCCTTTTGCAGATTATGTTAGAAGAAGAATTAGGTCTTTCTTTAGAACAGTACGAACACCCTCTTAAACAAAGCGCCTTTGCCTTATTAGGCGCTTTAATGAGTGCTGTTTTATGTTTAATAGGCTATGTTCTCTCTTACTCATTTGGGTTGCCTCTTGCCGCTTTTTTAATAACGGTCTTTTCCACTGTGCTTTCTGCCTATCTTGAAAGCAGCTCAGCCTGGCAAAGAACTGTTTGGAACTGCGCTGTATTAGTTCTTGTTAGTGGCGCTGTTATATTTGCTCAACAGTTAATCAAAGGCATCTGA